One Cucurbita pepo subsp. pepo cultivar mu-cu-16 chromosome LG20, ASM280686v2, whole genome shotgun sequence genomic window carries:
- the LOC111782618 gene encoding F-box protein At5g50450-like, producing MVCNKRRRTSTSTDAGISDLFDGLPDDLVVVVLGKLSAAASSPSDIVNVMRTCKRFNRLALHPFVLKKAGPKVFEIQTINWSESTHRFLKLCVSAGNVEACYTLGMIEFYCLKNRGSGASLMAKAAIKSHPLALYSLAIVQFNGSGGSKSDKNLRAGVALCGRAAYLGHIDALRELGHCLQDGYGVAQNASEGRRLLIEANARELASITNSSLLRLHCCGDRPPATDSSESLLSDFGCKFPAPETHPANQFLRDWFASGRGFIAEGLRLCSNSGCGRPETRLHEFRRCSVCGNVNYCSRGCQALDWKLRHKTECAPFDRWLIEDDDLEGDDDGDVNRIEQLGDGEDVESE from the exons ATGGTGTGCAATAAAAGGAGGAGAACTTCGACAAGCACCGACGCCGGGATTTCTGATCTCTTCGACGGTTTGCCGGACGATCTTGTGGTCGTCGTCCTTGGTAAACTTAGCGCCGCGGCTTCTTCTCCTTCCGATATCGTCAACGTTATGAGAAC ATGTAAGAGATTTAATCGATTGGCTCTGCATCCGTTTGTGTTGAAGAAAGCTGGACCGAAAgtatttgaaattcaaaccATAAATTGGTCCGAATCAACTCATCGATTTCTGAAATTGTGCGTTTCTGCCGGCAACGTAGAAGCCTGCTATACTCTTGGAATG ATCGAGTTTTATTGTTTGAAGAACAGAGGAAGTGGAGCTTCGTTAATGGCGAAGGCAGCGATTAAATCTCATCCGTTGGCGCTTTACTCCCTCGCCATCGTACAATTTAACGGAAGCGGTGGCTCAAAGAGCGACAAGAATCTCCGTGCCGGTGTGGCTTTGTGTGGACGTGCCGCTTATCTCGGTCATATCGACGCGCTTCGTGAACTAGGCCACTGCCTTCAAGACGGTTACGGCGTCGCGCAAAACGCATCCGAGGGACGTCGTCTCTTAATCGAAGCCAACGCGCGTGAGCTCGCGTCCATAACAAACTCCTCCCTCCTCCGTCTTCACTGCTGCGGCGACCGCCCTCCCGCGACGGATTCCAGCGAATCGCTTCTCAGTGACTTCGGCTGCAAATTTCCGGCGCCAGAGACTCATCCGGCGAATCAGTTTTTAAGAGATTGGTTCGCATCGGGCCGTGGATTTATCGCTGAAGGACTGAGACTCTGCTCAAACAGTGGCTGTGGAAGGCCAGAGACTCGGCTCCATGAATTCCGGCGATGCTCGGTTTGTGGTAATGTAAACTATTGCTCGCGAGGATGCCAAGCTCTGGACTGGAAACTGCGGCACAAAACGGAATGTGCGCCGTTCGATCGGTGGCTGATTGAGGACGATGACCTGGAAGGCGACGACGACGGCGACGTAAATAGAATAGAGCAGCTTGGAGACGGTGAGGACGTGGAATCTGAATAA
- the LOC111782900 gene encoding exocyst complex component EXO70B1-like: MATTTTSIGGGGGGGGEDRVMATAQQIVKSLNTPKEVQEDMLLIFSSFDNRLSNISSLVNSGDSKREGDRYEAAEKLILRWDSGPGASRNSLNWEDSPEEAAEYLSAVDDIIQWIDELSIRSDSAEIVERAENAIQIAMSRLEDEFRHMLIRNTVPLDAEHLYGSIRKVSLSFASHDSENSDEFESFADVDRGSGIFHERGVSLGDDLRVDLINPDAVVDLKEIADRMIRSGYEKECLNVYTGVRRDALDECLVVLGVEKLSIEDVQKIDWKILDEKMKKWIQAVKVSVRVLLTGEKRLCDYIFSGSDDSEEVCFNETAKGCIRQLLNFAEAIAIGERSVEKLFRILDMYEALEYVLPDLQAMITDEFVIEEAQGVLSRLGEAAKGTFVEFENAVRNETSKKTMLNAEIHPLTRYVMNYLTLVVVYSKTLDALLEGDDEDLQHLGGDGAENSELETMSPLPRRLFSLLSSLETNLEKKSKLYGDDSIQYIFLMNNIQYIVQKAKDSELGKLLGDRWVRKRRGQVRIYATNYLRASWGKLLTFLKEEGTGGSSNSALKLATLKEKFKNFNAGFEEIYRIQTGWKVADAQLREELRISVSAKALPAYRAFLGRHGSQLENTRHAGRYIKYTSDDLENYLLDLFEGSPQVIHNLRRKSSS; this comes from the coding sequence ATGGCGACGACGACCACAAGTAttggcggcggtggtggtggtggtggggaGGATAGAGTTATGGCTACCGCTCAGCAGATTGTTAAGAGCCTCAATACACCTAAGGAGGTTCAAGAAGACATGCTTTTGATCTTCTCTAGTTTTGACAATCGTCTTTCTAATATCTCCAGTTTGGTCAACAGTGGAGATTCGAAGAGGGAAGGGGATCGGTATGAAGCTGCTGAGAAGCTGATTCTTCGTTGGGATTCTGGTCCTGGAGCTTCTCGGAACTCTCTTAATTGGGAGGATTCGCCGGAGGAGGCGGCTGAGTATTTATCGGCGGTGGATGATATCATTCAGTGGATCGATGAGTTGTCAATTCGTTCGGATTCTGCTGAGATCGTCGAGCGTGCTGAGAACGCGATCCAGATCGCTATGTCGAGGCTTGAGGATGAGTTTCGTCATATGTTGATTCGGAACACTGTCCCTCTCGATGCTGAGCATCTCTACGGTTCAATTCGGAAGGTTTCGCTCTCTTTTGCTTCACACGACAGCGAAAATTCCGATGAGTTTGAGTCGTTTGCCGATGTTGACCGTGGTTCTGGAATCTTCCATGAGCGTGGTGTCAGTTTGGGCGATGATTTGCGAGTCGATTTGATCAATCCTGACGCTGTCGTTGATTTGAAAGAGATCGCCGACCGGATGATTCGGTCTGGATACGAAAAAGAGTGTCTCAACGTGTATACTGGTGTCCGACGCGATGCTCTTGATGAATGCTTGGTGGTTCTTGGAGTTGAGAAGCTAAGTATTGAGGATGTCCAGAAAATTGATTGGAAGATCTTGGacgagaagatgaagaaatggaTCCAAGCTGTTAAGGTCAGTGTCCGAGTCCTTTTGACGGGCGAGAAGCGACTGTGTGACTATATCTTCAGCGGGTCCGATGACTCTGAGGAAGTCTGCTTCAATGAGACTGCTAAGGGGTGCATCAGGCAGTTACTGAATTTTGCAGAGGCCATTGCCATAGGGGAAAGGTCAGTGGAGAAGCTATTTCGTATTCTAGATATGTATGAAGCTCTGGAATACGTTTTGCCGGACTTGCAGGCTATGATCACTGATGAATTTGTGATTGAGGAGGCGCAAGGAGTGCTTTCTAGGCTGGGAGAGGCCGCTAAAGGTACATTTGTTGAGTTTGAGAATGCTGTTCGGAACGAGACTTCTAAGAAAACAATGTTAAATGCTGAGATTCACCCGCTCACTCGTTATGTCATGAATTACTTAACATTGGTTGTGGTTTATAGCAAGACTCTTGATGCACTTTTAGAAGGCGACGACGAAGATTTGCAGCACCTAGGGGGTGATGGTGCTGAAAATTCGGAGTTGGAAACTATGTCGCCATTGCCTCGTCGGCTGTTTTCATTGTTATCATCACTGGAGACCAATCTAGAGAAAAAATCCAAACTCTATGGCGATGATTcgattcaatatatatttctcaTGAACAATATACAATACATTGTGCAGAAAGCAAAAGATTCTGAGCTTGGAAAGCTCTTGGGTGACCGCTGGGTTCGTAAGCGCCGAGGCCAGGTTCGCATATACGCGACGAACTATCTTAGGGCGTCTTGGGGTAAATTATTAACTTTCTTGAAGGAAGAAGGTACTGGTGGGAGCTCCAATAGTGCCCTGAAACTAGCtactttgaaggaaaagttcaaaaatttcaatgcTGGCTTTGAGGAAATCTACAGGATTCAGACAGGTTGGAAGGTTGCCGATGCTCAACTACGAGAGGAGCTCCGAATTTCGGTATCGGCAAAAGCGCTACCTGCATATCGTGCCTTCTTGGGAAGGCATGGAAGTCAGTTAGAGAATACAAGACATGCTGGGAGGTATATAAAGTACACATCGGATGACTTGGAGAACTATTTATTGGATTTGTTTGAAGGATCACCACAAGTTATACACAacttaagaagaaaaagtagtTCATAG